In the Serinus canaria isolate serCan28SL12 chromosome 22, serCan2020, whole genome shotgun sequence genome, one interval contains:
- the LOC127060374 gene encoding uncharacterized protein LOC127060374, whose translation MVIVMVATVMEASGVVAALILVTMIMAIVMVATMMTARGVVVTSVTVIVMVATVMEVSGVVAILIAITMIALTMIMVSVVVATVMVVSGVVATMILVIMMATTIVTLIPVTMIAVIVIPVTMIMVSMMVATMIGVITIVVTLIPVTVTMVIVMVATTIMDRVAGEAGSSPWGWGCGVGGLAGVMSRGLPGEDLARWIPRTLTAKDFSGWIPGDVPGKGFSGWISGGSSREGFLQVDPRNFFNKGLVWMDTGSSSREGFVLVDPRNSSREGFLQVDPKRSSSKGLVWMDTGSSSSKGFLQVDPRNSSGASIPELVPWLQRGSDTGGNVGISCSRWIFLGMRGVRSTWTENFGISNSQQIQNPIPKGLRTLGSPWTESFGIPMD comes from the exons ATGGTCATCGTGATGGTGGCCACCGTGATGGAGGCCAGCGGGGTGGTGGCCGCCTTGATCCTGGTCACCATGATCATGGCCATTGTGATGGTGGCCACCATGATGACGGCCAGAGGGGTGGTGGTCACCTCGGTCACGGTCATCGTTATGGTGGCCACCGTGATGGAGGTCAGCGGCGTGGTGGCCATCTTGATCGCAATCACCATGATTGCA CTCACCATGATCATGGTCAGCGTGGTGGTGGCCACCGTGATGGTGGTCAGTGGGGTGGTGGCCACCATGATCCTGGTCATCATGATGGCCACCACGATCGTCACCTTGATCCCAGTCACCATGATTGCAGTCATTGTGATCCCGGTCACCATGATCATGGTCAGCATGATGGTGGCCACCATGATTGGGGTCATCACGATTGTGGTCACCTTGATCCCAGTCACCGTCACCATGGTCATCGTGATGGTGGCCACCACGATCATGGATCGAGTGGCCGGAGAGGCCGGATCATCGCCATGGGGGTGGGGATGTGGTGTGGGAGGGTTGGCTGGGGTGATGTCAAGAGGTCTTCCAGGGGAGGATTTGGCCAGGTGGATCCCAAGAACTCTTACAGCAAAGGATTTCTCCGGGTGGATCCCAGGAGATGTTCCAGGGAAGGGTTTCTCCGGGTGGATCTCTGGAGGTTCttccagggaaggatttctccaGGTGGATCCCAGGAACTTTTTCAACAAAGGATTGGTCTGGATGGACACGGGAAGTTCTTCCAGGGAAGGATTTGTCCTGGTGGATCCCAGGAACTCttccagggaaggatttctccaGGTGGATCCCAAGAGATCTTCCAGCAAAGGATTGGTCTGGATGGACACGGGAAGTTCTTCCAGCAAAGGATTTCTCCAGGTGGATCCCAGGAACTCCTCGGGGGCCTCGATCCCAGAGTTGGTTCCGTGGCTCCAGAGGGGTTCGGACACCGGGGGGAACGTTGGGatctcctgctccaggtggaTTTTCCTTGGAATGAGGGGAGTGAGATCCACCTGGACTGAGAACTTTGGGATCTCCAATTCCCAACAGATCCAGAACCCAATTCCTAAGGGATTGAGAACTTTGGGATCCCCATGGACTGAGAGCTTTGGGATCCCCATGGATTGA
- the TMEM127 gene encoding transmembrane protein 127, whose amino-acid sequence MYSAGAAGAVPSRRRGAAALPKQPERSLASALPGALAITALCTALAEPAWLRIHGGTCARQELGVADVLGFVQPELLRDFCMNPQTVLLLRVIAAFCFLGILCSLGAFLLDVFGPKHPALKITRRYAFAHILTVLQCATVIGFCYWASELLLAQQQQHKKYHGSQVFVTFAVSFYLVAGAGGASILATAANLLRHYPSEEEEQALELLSEMEEAEPYGPDYEVVNQFQPPPAYTP is encoded by the exons ATGTACTcggcgggcgcggcgggcgcggtTCCGTCGCGGCGGCGTGGCGCGGCGGCGCTGCCCAAGCAGCCGGAGCGCAGCCTGGCCTCGGCGCTGCCCGGGGCGCTGGCCATCACCGCGCTCTGCACCGCGCTGGCCGAGCCCGCCTGGCTGCGCATCCACGGCGGCACCTGCGCCCGCCAGGAGCTGGGCGTGGCCGACGTGCTGGGCTTCGTGCAGCCCGAGCTGCTGCGAG ATTTCTGCATGAACCCGcagacagtgctgctgctccgggtcattgctgctttctgcttcctgggcatcctgtgcAGCCTCGGCGCCTTCCTGCTCGACGTCTTCGGGCCCAAACACCCGGCCTTGAAAATCACCCGGCGCTACGCCTTCGCCCACATCCTCACAG TCCTGCAGTGCGCCACCGTGATCGGGTTCTGCTACTGGGCCTCGGAGCTGCTCCTggcgcagcagcagcagcacaagaagTACCACGGCTCCCAGGTGTTCGTCACCTTCGCCGTCAGCTTCTACCTGGTGGCCGGCGCGGGCGGCGCCTCCATCCTGGCCACGGCCGCCAACCTGCTCCGGCACTACCCcagcgaggaggaggagcaggccctggagctgctctccgAGATGGAGGAGGCCGAGCCCTACGGCCCCGACTACGAGGTGGTCAACCAGTTCCAGCCGCCGCCCGCCTACACGCCGTGA
- the CIAO1 gene encoding probable cytosolic iron-sulfur protein assembly protein CIAO1 → MPEALSLLCRVSAHPESRCWALAWSPSGALLASCGGDRTVRIWGREGSGWACRAVLADGHQRTVRRVAWSPCGQFLASASFDGTTCVWKRHEQGFEVVATLEGHENEVKSVAWAPSGSLLATCSRDKSVWVWEVDEEEQEFECVSVLSAHSQDVKHVVWHPSQELLASASYDDTVRLYREDEDDWVCCATLEGHTSTVWAVAWERSGQRLVSCSDDRTLRVWQRAEGHGGGSEHSWQCVCTLSGYHGRSIYDVAWCHLTGAVATACGDDAVRVFEEVAPVAPGSPVTFSLAAHVPRAHAQDANGVAWHPREPGLLASCGDDGDIAFWQYQRPDGL, encoded by the exons ATGCCCGAGGCTCTGTCGCTGCTGTGCCGGGTGTCGGCGCACCCCGAGTCCCGCTGCTGGGCCCTGGCCTGGAGCCCCAGCGGGGCCCTGCTGGCGTCCTGCGGCGGGGACCGAACCGTGCGGATCTGGGGCCGTGAGG GCTCGGGCTGGGCGTGCCGGGCGGTGCTGGCGGACGGGCACCAGCGCACGGTGCGCAGGGTGGCGTGGTCGCCGTGTGGGCAGTTCCTGGCCTCGGCCAGCTTCGATGGCACCACGTGCGTCTGGAAGCGCCACGAGCAGGGCTTCGAG gtggTGGCCACACTGGAGGGGCACGAGAACGAGGTGAAGTCGGTGGCCTGGGCACCCTCGGGGTCACTGCTGGCCACCTGCAGCCGTGACAAGAGCGTCTGGGTCTGGGAAG tggacgaggaggagcaggagttcGAGTGTGTCAGCGTGCTGAGCGCCCACAGCCAGGATGTCAAACACGTGGTGTGGCACCCCAGCCAGGAG ctgctggccagcgCCAGCTACGATGACACGGTGCGTCTATACCGCGAGGACGAGGACGACTGGGTGTGCTGTGCCACCCTGGAGGGACACACGTCCACCGTGTGGGCAGTGGCCTGGGAGCGCTCCGGCCAGCGCCTCGTGTCCTGCAGCGATGACCGCACCCTGCGCGTGTGGCAGCGCGCCGAGGGACACG gaggtGGCTCggagcacagctggcagtgtGTCTGCACCCTGTCCGGGTACCACGGGCGCAGCATCTACGACGTGGCCTG GTGCCACCTGACGGGCGCGGTGGCCACGGCGTGCGGTGACGACGCGGTGCGGGTGTTCGAGGAGGTGGCCCCGGTGGCCCCGGGCTCGCCGGTGACGTTCAGCCTGGCCGCCCACGTGCCGCGGGCACACGCCCAGGACGCCAACGGGGTGGCCTGGCACCCACGGGAGCCCGGGCTGCTGGCCTCCTGCGGGGACGACGGGGACATCGCCTTCTGGCAGTACCAGCGCCCTGATGGCCTCTGA
- the LOC127060360 gene encoding uncharacterized protein LOC127060360, translated as MDPPRAPSVALPVLDAIAFSGGGAESPARTPLTPAVTPAVTPTVTPAVTPALTTALTPALTPSLAPTLTSTLTTAPKPTLTPALTPAAVPDVFWASLLRAQLCVQELQGAIEGQTDTSDHPQDLPRDHLQDEAGNVSQELQGHGSTFEEMFQVCMDESIPPKAMAKDENISPKSVAMLENIFQVSTDGSIPPKSMDEDIPPKSMDEDIPPKSMAKDENISPKSVATLENIFQVSKSMTVDGSISQELQSHESTFEEIFQVCMDESIPPKSMDEDIPPKSIAMFENILQVSADGSIPPNSTPKDQDIPPKPMPMDENIFQVSTDESIPPKSTAKDESIPPKPITVDGSIFQELQGHGSTFEDILHASMDEHIPPKSTAKDEHIPPKSMPMDENVSQVSTDGSIPPKSMGEDIPPKPMPVDENVLQVSADGSIPNKSMPVGGSISQELQSHGSTFEEIFQASMDESIPPKPTAMDENGFQLSTDESIPPQAVPMDQSFEFLFGSIMSMGGDISSWTVTRDGDISSQTVTMDGDISHMSMGGDISSWTVTRDGDISSQTVTMDGDISHMSMGGDISSWAVTRDGDISPKFMTMDGTMSPEHLAVDSRISPESVTMDGPTLAKAVSLGETVSPENVPVDSRVSPSPMAMDGPTTDGPISPKPRAPKLSQEEEEGDDDDDHANNDHHDLSDLGDHHDCDDHNDLNVRIDRHDCDDHHDHPDHNDLNDLDVHKDHDDHPDHDDHPDLDDHNDLDDHHDCDDHHELNDLNDHHDLNDRDDHKDHDDHHDHHDCDDHNDHHDLNDHHDLDDHHDHNVHHDHRDRDDHGGSSHEDEDKENLEENLEEDLDEKDEDDEDLDDEEDLDEDLDDEEDLDEDLDEDEEPHFHTNPLFQHPLPPGVPPWRPHGATLGCHPPGGATTAGWGPPRTPEFGDTPDPPAEFGDPPEFGDTLEYGDPPEFGDPLEFGDTPLVSSPPPGPPRTPEFGDITDPPPEFGDIPDPPPEFGDIPDPPPEFGDPPEFGDPPEFGDPLDPPLEFGDPPKWVDPKWGGLDPPTPLEEPPSSWEPPDLPQKEEPQIPPEPPNLPQKEEPQKPQIPPDLPQKGRPQNLPDLLQKEGPQNLPEPPNWPQKEGPQIPPDLPQKEGPQIPPDLPQMPPDLPQKGRPQNPPDLPQKGGPQSPQTPPNLPQKEGPRNLPEPQDLPQKGRTQIPPDLPQKEGPQNLPAPPDLPQNLPDLPLKGRPQNLPVLPQKEEPQIPPDLPQKEGPQNLPAPPNWPQKLGPQIPPNLSPKEGPQIPPKWGPQTPNFPPKLGIQSPPHPLTPLKPPQSPRGPPQNDPPDPPDPGGFGGSPPPEEPPSKPSPDPPRDPPGEDPQSLARRLFRLDGVRKSQVASFLRRDTEFSARVAREYLELFQFQGLSLEQALRQFLRALVLSGETQERERVLGHFSSRFHRCNPGAFPSADSVHTLTCALMLLNTDLHGQRLGRAMSSSEFVTNLSGMMDGRDFPREQLKALYGSIRSRKLEWATDDEDEPGADSQKAKKAPKFPNPEIPPELLGGSGPARRGVLARKVLAESDGKKAPWGRRGWKRFRAELRGPLLVLQRDPPEGPEEVLGLPHALAQPHPKYTKRPHVFLLRTGDRREFLCQAQSPLELAQWVFGINVAAALSSSPPFPAAVGSRRRFVRPILPSAPSRCPPEQQQCQLQRWLGTVTCQLLEHQRLLPEGRGREQEEHRAHGDFLRQERQRCLTYVQALGAWLRGDSGDSATLGDSEELGDIAEGPLGDSPECPHGPAPLTKCHSSPSLAPEPPPGRVRRHISERRATRVIVPKRHRDRL; from the exons ATGGACCCCCCCAGGGCCCCCTCGGTGGCGCTGCCGGTGCTGGACGCCATCGCCTTCTCGGGGGGAGGGGCCGAGAGCCCCGCACGGACACCGCTGACCCCCGCAGTGACCCCTGCAGTGACCCCCACA GTGACCCCCGCAGTGACCCCTGCACTGACCACTGCCCTGACCCCTGCCCTGACCCCCTCCTTGGCCCCCACCCTGACCTCCACACTGACCACTGCTCCAAAGCCCACCTTGACCCCTGCCCTGACCCCGGCCGCGGTCCCGGACGTGTTCTGGGCCAGCCTGCTCcgtgcccagctctgtgtccaggagctccagggggCCATCGAGGGACAGACGGACACTAGTGACCACCCTCAGGACCTCCCCCGGGACCACCTCCAGGATGAGGCTGGGAATGTCTCCCAGGAGCTCCAAGGCCATGGATCCACGTTTGAGGAGATGTTCCAGGTGTGCATGGATGAGTCCATCCCACCCAAAGCCATGGCCAAGGATGAGAACATCTCACCCAAATCCGTGGCCATGCTGGAGAACATCTTCCAGGTGTCCACAGATGGATCCATCCCACCCAAATCCATGGATGAGGACATCCCACCCAAATCCATGGATGAGGACATCCCACCCAAATCCATGGCCAAGGATGAGAACATCTCACCCAAATCCGTGGCCACGCTGGAGAACATCTTCCAGGTGTCCAAATCCATGACTGTGGATGGGAGCATCTCCCAGGAGCTCCAAAGCCATGAATCTACGTTTGAGGAGATCTTCCAGGTGTGCATGGATGAGTCCATCCCACCCAAATCCATGGATGAAGACATCCCACCCAAATCCATTGCCATGTTTGAGAACATCCTCCAGGTGTCTGCAGATGGTTCCATCCCACCCAATTCCACACCCAAGGATCAGGAcatcccacccaaacccatgcCCATGGATGAGAACATTTTCCAGGTGTCTACGGATGAGTCCATCCCACCCAAATCCACAGCCAAGGATGAGTCCATCCCACCCAAGCCCATCACCGTGGATGGGAGCATCTTCCAGGAGCTCCAAGGCCATGGATCCACATTTGAGGACATCCTGCATGCGTCCATGGATGAGCACATCCCACCCAAATCCACAGCCAAGGACGAGCACATCCCACCCAAATCCATGCCAATGGATGAGAACGTTTCTCAGGTGTCTACAGATGGTTCCATCCCACCCAAATCCATGGGTGAGGAcatcccacccaaacccatgcCCGTGGATGAGAATGTTCTCCAGGTGTCTGCAGATGGCTCCATCCCAAACAAATCCATGCCCGTGGGTGGGAGCATCTCCCAGGAGCTCCAAAGCCATGGATCCACGTTTGAGGAGATCTTCCAGGCGTCCATGGATGAGTCcatcccacccaaacccacgGCCATGGATGAGAACGGTTTCCAGCTGTCCACGGATGAGTCCATCCCACCCCAGGCCGTACCCATGGACCAAAGCTTTGAGTTCCTCTTTGGGAGCATCATGTCCATGGGTGGGGACATCTCCTCATGGACAGTGaccagggatggggacatctCATCCCAGACCGTGACCATGGATGGGGACATCTCCCACATGTCCATGGGTGGGGACATCTCCTCATGGACAGTGaccagggatggggacatctCATCCCAGACCGTGACCATGGATGGGGACATCTCCCACATGTCCATGGGTGGGGACATCTCATCATGGGCCGTGaccagggatggggacatctCACCCAAATTCATGACCATGGATGGGACCATGTCTCCAGAGCACCTGGCCGTGGATTCCAGGATCTCTCCTGAGTCCGTGACCATGGATGGTCCCACCTTGGCCAAGGCCGTGAGCCTTGGTGAAACAGTTTCTCCAGAGAACGTTCCCGTGGATTCCAGGGTCTCCCCCAGTCCCATGGCCATGGACGGTCCCACCACGGATGGTCCCATCTCCCCCAAGCCCCGAGCCCCCAAACTCagccaggaggaagaggaaggtgaCGACGATGACGACCACGCCAACAATGACCACCATGACCTCAGTGACTTAGGTGACCACCATGACTGTGATGACCACAATGACCTCAATGTCCGCATTGACCGCCATGACTGTGATGACCACCATGACCACCCTGACCACAATGACCTCAATGACCTCGATGTCCACAAAGACCATGATGACCACCCAGACCACGATGACCACCCTGACCTCGATGATCACAATGACCTAGATGACCACCATGACTGTGATGACCACCATGAGCTCAATGACCTCAATGACCACCATGACCTCAATGACCGTGATGACCACAAAGACCATGATGACCACCATGACCACCATGACTGTGATGACCACAATGACCACCATGACCTCAATGACCACCATGACCTAGATGACCACCATGACCACAATGTCCACCATGACCACCGTGACCGTGATGACCACGGTGGCTCCTCCCATGAAGATGAAGACAAGGAGAACCTGGAGGAGAACCTGGAGGAGGACCTGGATGAGAAGGACGAGGATGATGAGGACCTGGATGATGAGGAGGACCTGGATGAGGACCTGGATGATGAGGAGGACCTGGATGAGGACCTGGATGAGGACGAGGAGCCCCATTTCCACACCAACCCCCTGTTCCAGCACCCGCTGCCCCCGGGGGTGCCCCCCTGGCGTCCCCACGGTGCCACCCTCGGGTGTCACCCCCCAGGAGGAGCCACCACCGCGGGCTGGG GACCACCCAGAACCCCGGAATTTGGGGACACCCCGGATCCGCCTGCGGAATTTGGGGACCCCCCGGAATTTGGGGACACCCTGGAATATGGGGACCCCCCAGAATTTGGGGACCCCCTGGAATTTGGGGACACCCCCTTGGTGTCTTCTCCTCCCCCAGGACCACCCAGAACCCCAGAATTTGGGGACATCACAGATCCACCTCCGGAATTTGGGGACATCCCGGATCCACCTCCCGAATTTGGGGACATCCCGGATCCACCTCCTGAATTTGGGGATCCTCCAGAATTTGGGGACCCCCCCGAATTTGGGGACCCCTTGGATCCACCTCTGGAATTTGGGGACCCCCCCAAATGGGTGGACCCAAAATGGGGGGGGCTggacccccccacccccttgGAGGAGCCCCCCAGTTCCTGGGAACCCCCAGATTTACCCCAAAAAGAGGAACCCCAAATTCCCCCAGAACCCCCAAATTTGCCCCAAAAAGAggaaccccaaaaaccccaaatccccccagatTTACCCCAAAAAGGgagaccccaaaacctcccagaTTTACTCCAAAAAGAgggaccccaaaacctcccagaACCGCCAAACTGGCCCCAAAAAGAGGGACCCCAAATTCCCCCAGATTTGCCCCAAAAAGAGGGACCCCAAATTCCCCCAGATTTGCCCCAAATGCCCCCAGATTTACCCCAAAAAGGGAGACCCCAAAACCCTCCAGATTTACCCCAAAAAGGGGGACCCCAgagcccccaaacccccccaaattTACCCCAAAAAGAGGGACCCCGAAACCTCCCAGAACCCCAAGATTTGCCCCAAAAAGGGAGAACCCAAATCCCCCCAGACTTACCCCAAAAAGAgggaccccaaaacctcccagcacccccagatttaccccaaaacctcccagaTTTGCCCCTAAAAGGgagaccccaaaacctcccagtTTTACCCCAAAAAGAggaaccccaaatccccccagatCTGCCCCAAAAAGAgggaccccaaaacctcccagcacccccaaacTGGCCCCAAAAAttgggaccccaaatccccccaaatttGTCCCCAAAAgagggaccccaaatccccccaaaatggggaccccagaccccaaatttccccccaaaattGGGGATCCAGagccccccccaccccctgaCCCCCCTCAAACCCCCCCAAAGCCCCCGGG gacccccccaaAAC gacccccccgACCCCCCCGACCccgggggttttggggggtcccCCCCACCCGAGGAGCCGCCCTCCAAGCCCAGCCCGGACCCCCCGCGGGACCCCCCTGG ggAGGACCCTCAGTCCCTGGCCCGGCGCCTTTTCCGCCTGGACGGGGTCAGGAAGTCCCAGGTGGCCTCGTTCCTGCGCAGGGA CACGGAGTTCAGCGCTCGGGTGGCGCGGGAGTACCTGGAGCTCTTCCAGTtccaggggctgagcctggagcaggccCTGAG GCAGTTCCTGCGGGCCCTGGTGCTCTCGGGGGAGACTCAGGAGCGCGAGCGAGTCCTGGGGCACTTCTCGAGCCGCTTCCACCGCTGCAACCCCGGCGCCTTTCCCTCGGCTG aCTCTGTTCACACCCTCACCTGTGCCCTGATGCTGCTCAACACCGACCTGCACGGCCAG CGCCTGGGCCGGGCCATGAGCAGCTCTGAGTTCGTGACCAACCTGAGTGGGATGATGGACGGCCGGGACTTCCCCCGGGAGCAGCTCAAG GCTCTGTACGGCTCCATCCGCAGCCGGAAGCTGGAATGGGCAAC GGACGACGAGGACGAACCCGGGGCCGATTCCCAAAAGgccaaaaaagccccaaaattcCCCAATCCCGAAATTCCCCCAGAACTCCTGGGGGGCTCCGGCCCCGCCCGCAGGGGGGTCCTGGCCAGGAAGGTCCTGGCAGAGAGCGACGGCAAAAAGG CTCCCTGGGGCCGGCGGGGCTGGAAGCGTTTTAGGGCCGAGCTCCGGGggcccctcctggtgctgcagagggacCCCCCCGAGGGCCCCgaggaggttttggggttgCCCCAcgccctggcccagccccaccCCAAATACACCAAACGCCCCCACGTGTTCCTGCTGCGCACCGGGGACCGCCGGGAGTTCCTCTGCCAGGCACA GAGCCCCCTGGAGCTGGCCCAGTGGGTGTTTGGGATCAACGTGGCCGCCGCCCTCTCCTCGTCCCCCCCGTTCCCCGCGGCCGTCGGCTCCCGGCGCCGCTTCGTCAGACCCATCCTGCCCTCGGCGCCCAGCCGCTGCCCCCCG gagcagcagcagtgccagctgcagcgCTGGTTGGGGACAGTGACgtgccagctcctggagcaccaGCGGCTCCTGCCCGAGGGACGGGGAcgggagcaggaggagcaccGGGCACACGGGGACTTCCTGCGCCAGGAG cGCCAGCGCTGCCTCACCTACGTGCAGGCGCTGGGGGCGTGGCTGCGCGGGGACAGCGGCGACAGCGCCACCCTCGGGGACAGCGAGGAGCTCGGGGACATCGCCGAGGGTCCCCTTGGGGACAGCCCCGAGTGTCCCCATGGCCCCGCGCCGCTCACCAAGTGCCACTCGAGTCCCTCGCTGGCCCCGGAGCCACCCCCGGGCCGCGTGCGGCGCCACATCTCGGAGCGCAGGGCCACCCGTGTCATTGTCCCCAAACGCCACCGGGACCGCCTGTGA
- the FAM136A gene encoding protein FAM136A, protein MAEAAQGRVQAAVESAVQGLEREQIRGMQGAMFRCSARCCEDTAASMQEVQRCIERCHAPLARAQAIVTAELEHFQDRLSRCSLQCSDQAKDALDSGGSEPRVRGQLDACLATCGEQHLRLVPAMAKKMREGLANIQQ, encoded by the exons ATGGCGGAGGCGGCGCAGGGCCGGGTGCAGGCCGCGGTGGAGAGCGCCGTGCAGGGGCTGGAGCGGGAGCAGATCCGCGGCATGCAG ggcgCCATGTTCCGCTGCAGCGCGCGGTGCTGCGAGGACACAGCAGCCTCCATGCAGGAGGTGCAGCGCTGCATCGAGCGCTGCCATGCGCCCCTGGCCCGCGCCCAGGCCATCGTCACCGCCGAGCTCGAGCACTTCCAG GACCGGCTGAGCCGCTGCTCGCTGCAGTGCTCGGACCAGGCCAAGGACGCTCTGGACTCGGGGGGCTCGGAGCCGCGCGTGCGGGGCCAGCTGGACGCCTGCCTGGCCACCTGTGGGGAGCAGCACCTGCGCCTCGTGCCCGCCATGGCCAAGAAGATGCGGGAGGGGCTGGCCAACATCCAGCAGTGA
- the SNRPG gene encoding small nuclear ribonucleoprotein G isoform X2, which yields MDKKLSLKLNGGRHVQGILRGFDPFMNLVIDECVEMAAGGQQNNIGMVVIRGNSIIMLEALERV from the exons ATGGACAAGAAGCTGTCGT TGAAGCTGAACGGCGGCCGGCACGTGCAGGGCATCCTGCGGGGCTTCGACCCCTTCATGAACCTGGTGATCGACGAGTGCGTGGAGAtggcggcgggcgggcagcAGAACAACATCGGCATGGTG GTGATCCGAGGGAACAGCATCATCATGCTGGAAGCTTTGGAACGAGTATGA